In Streptomyces ambofaciens ATCC 23877, a single genomic region encodes these proteins:
- a CDS encoding LLM class flavin-dependent oxidoreductase, whose amino-acid sequence MSTRTLHLNLFVYPGGHHEAAWRHHHTDPDRLLDIRFYQDLARRAEAAAFDAVFFADGPSLADNVRYASRFRLEPFTWLSAIAAATERIGLIATASTTYTEPYNLARLFASLDHLSGGRAGWNIVTTGAPQAAGNFGLDEHPVHAERYDRAHEFVDVVTKLWDSWEDEALVVDQQAGVFADTDRIHEINHTGRHLKVRGPLNLPRSPQGRPVHVQAGSSEDGRAFAAAYAEAVFTAHQTLRSAQEFYADLKKRAAALGRDPDQVVVLPGISPFIGSTEAEALALHREFDELTQPEYSLHLLQRLLGLELSADELDGPVPRRLIETRGERGNGSRFQLVLDIIDREQPTVRQLLHRLAGARGHRVVAGTPEQVADRIQEWFEHGAADGFNIMPPYLSGGFDLFADQVVPILRARGLFRTAYEGTTLREHYGLPRPAAVRPAGGSGPSPAARFDPRASTRVRHPVP is encoded by the coding sequence ATGAGCACCCGGACACTGCACCTGAACCTGTTCGTGTACCCGGGCGGCCATCACGAGGCAGCCTGGCGCCACCACCACACCGACCCCGATCGGCTCCTGGACATCCGCTTCTACCAGGATCTCGCCCGCCGGGCCGAGGCGGCCGCCTTCGACGCCGTGTTCTTCGCCGACGGCCCGTCCCTCGCGGACAACGTCCGCTACGCCAGCCGTTTCCGGCTCGAACCCTTCACCTGGCTGTCCGCCATCGCCGCGGCCACCGAACGCATCGGCCTGATCGCGACCGCCTCGACCACCTACACCGAGCCGTACAACCTCGCCCGCCTCTTCGCCTCGCTGGACCACCTCAGCGGCGGCCGGGCCGGCTGGAACATCGTCACCACCGGCGCCCCCCAGGCGGCCGGGAACTTCGGTCTCGACGAGCACCCCGTGCACGCCGAACGGTACGACCGCGCGCATGAGTTCGTCGACGTCGTGACGAAGCTGTGGGACAGCTGGGAGGACGAGGCACTCGTCGTCGACCAGCAGGCCGGCGTGTTCGCGGACACCGACCGCATCCACGAGATCAACCACACGGGGCGCCACCTGAAGGTGCGCGGTCCGCTGAACCTGCCGCGCTCCCCTCAGGGCCGTCCCGTCCACGTCCAGGCCGGATCGTCCGAGGACGGCCGCGCCTTCGCCGCCGCGTACGCCGAGGCCGTGTTCACCGCGCACCAGACCCTGCGCAGCGCCCAGGAGTTCTACGCCGACCTCAAGAAGCGGGCCGCGGCGCTGGGCCGTGACCCGGACCAGGTCGTCGTCCTGCCGGGCATCAGCCCCTTCATCGGCTCGACCGAGGCGGAGGCCCTGGCCCTGCACCGCGAGTTCGACGAGCTCACCCAGCCCGAGTACTCACTCCACCTGCTCCAGCGCCTGCTGGGACTCGAACTGAGCGCCGACGAGCTGGACGGTCCCGTGCCCCGCCGGCTGATCGAGACGAGGGGCGAGCGCGGCAACGGCAGCCGTTTCCAGCTCGTCCTGGACATCATCGACCGCGAACAGCCCACGGTCCGACAGCTCCTGCACCGCCTCGCGGGCGCCCGCGGTCACCGTGTCGTGGCCGGCACGCCCGAGCAGGTCGCCGACCGGATCCAGGAGTGGTTCGAGCACGGCGCGGCCGACGGGTTCAACATCATGCCGCCCTATCTGTCGGGCGGCTTCGACCTGTTCGCCGACCAGGTGGTGCCGATCCTGCGGGCGAGGGGCCTGTTCCGCACCGCGTACGAGGGCACCACGCTGCGGGAGCACTACGGTCTGCCCCGGCCTGCCGCCGTCCGGCCGGCCGGAGGGAGCGGTCCCTCTCCTGCTGCTAGGTTCGACCCCCGTGCATCCACACGTGTTCGACACCCGGTTCCGTGA
- a CDS encoding YihY/virulence factor BrkB family protein produces the protein MGTAVHVPQTRDMLGDELSGDEALTALRRYGGLRLLVDAFTRFRYADGFTNARALAFQVVLGLVPFTVVLVGLATSVHTESVGRVIELTLGRIVPGASADVVEKAFEGTRRSAGSDVWSTVALWLGLGFAVLNLASAMAQIERGANRIYGIERDRPFLRKYGRALVLAFTAGLPMVLGFLVLVAGETVGDAVARTVGHEDGGAAWWGVLDVPAGLLLAWVASAVILRWSPRRDQPGYTWLAFGSAVHLVLWISATWLLALYVGRSGAFGAVYGPLTAFIALLLWANLTAVALFLGIAFAAQLEAARAGIRTPVEPDPGPGS, from the coding sequence GTGGGAACCGCCGTCCACGTTCCGCAGACCCGGGACATGCTCGGAGACGAACTCTCCGGCGACGAAGCCCTGACCGCCCTGCGGCGGTACGGGGGCCTGCGGCTGCTGGTCGACGCCTTCACCCGGTTCCGCTACGCGGACGGCTTCACCAACGCCCGGGCCCTCGCCTTCCAGGTCGTGCTCGGCCTGGTCCCGTTCACCGTCGTGCTCGTGGGCCTCGCCACGTCGGTGCACACCGAGAGTGTGGGCCGGGTCATCGAGCTGACCCTCGGCCGGATCGTGCCGGGCGCCAGCGCGGACGTCGTGGAGAAGGCCTTCGAGGGCACCCGGCGCAGCGCCGGCAGTGACGTGTGGAGCACGGTCGCGCTCTGGCTGGGCCTGGGGTTCGCCGTGCTGAACCTCGCCTCGGCCATGGCGCAGATCGAGCGGGGCGCCAACCGCATCTACGGCATCGAGCGCGACCGCCCCTTCCTCCGCAAGTACGGCCGGGCGCTGGTGCTCGCGTTCACGGCCGGCCTGCCGATGGTCCTGGGCTTCCTCGTGCTCGTCGCGGGTGAGACGGTCGGCGACGCCGTGGCCCGCACCGTCGGCCACGAGGACGGCGGTGCCGCGTGGTGGGGCGTGCTGGACGTACCGGCGGGGCTGCTGCTGGCCTGGGTCGCGTCGGCGGTGATCCTGCGCTGGTCGCCTCGTCGCGACCAGCCCGGCTACACCTGGCTGGCCTTCGGCTCGGCGGTCCACCTGGTGCTGTGGATCTCGGCGACCTGGCTGCTCGCGCTGTACGTCGGCCGGAGCGGGGCCTTCGGTGCCGTGTACGGACCGCTCACCGCCTTCATCGCCCTGCTGCTGTGGGCCAACCTCACCGCCGTGGCGCTCTTCCTCGGCATCGCGTTCGCGGCCCAGCTGGAGGCGGCCCGGGCGGGCATCCGCACGCCGGTGGAGCCGGACCCCGGGCCGGGCTCCTGA
- a CDS encoding oxygenase MpaB family protein, with protein MRLFPGDHRPAPRARLGEMIFSRVAGPEGPGNRARIHDTPGPRWFGPERPIRRVHGDASMFIGGLSALLLQSLHPLAMAAVAAHSGFRGDPWGRLQRTSTFLAVTTYGPADSAQQACERVRAVHETVRGTTAEGEAYAAADPHLLCWVHVAEVDSFLRAHQRYGARPLDAEGCDAYVADMARIATALGVPDPPVDRAGLTDRLAAYRGELRATAEARSTARFLLLDPPLPLLARLPYGAIAANAVSLLPVWASRALWLPRLPPAEGVCVRPLGVAVTAGIRWAMTPPRDAA; from the coding sequence ATGAGACTTTTTCCCGGCGATCACCGTCCCGCCCCCCGCGCCCGGCTCGGCGAGATGATCTTCTCGAGGGTGGCGGGTCCGGAGGGGCCGGGCAACCGGGCCCGCATCCACGACACACCCGGTCCACGCTGGTTCGGGCCGGAGCGGCCGATCAGGCGGGTGCACGGGGACGCCTCCATGTTCATCGGGGGCCTGTCCGCCCTGCTGCTCCAGTCGCTCCACCCCCTGGCCATGGCCGCGGTGGCCGCGCACTCCGGCTTCCGCGGCGACCCGTGGGGCCGGCTCCAGCGGACCAGCACCTTCCTGGCCGTCACCACCTACGGTCCCGCCGACAGCGCACAGCAGGCGTGCGAGCGGGTACGCGCCGTGCACGAGACCGTGCGCGGCACCACGGCCGAGGGAGAGGCGTACGCCGCCGCGGATCCGCATCTGCTGTGCTGGGTGCACGTCGCCGAGGTCGACAGCTTCCTGCGCGCCCACCAGCGCTACGGCGCCCGCCCCCTGGACGCCGAGGGGTGCGACGCCTACGTGGCCGACATGGCGCGCATCGCCACCGCGCTCGGCGTCCCGGACCCTCCCGTGGACCGCGCCGGACTCACGGACCGCCTCGCCGCCTACCGCGGCGAACTGCGGGCGACGGCCGAGGCGCGGAGCACCGCGCGGTTCCTGCTGCTCGATCCGCCCCTCCCGCTGCTCGCCCGCCTCCCCTACGGGGCCATCGCCGCCAACGCGGTCTCCCTGCTGCCCGTCTGGGCCTCGCGGGCCCTGTGGCTGCCGCGTCTGCCGCCGGCGGAGGGCGTGTGCGTACGCCCGCTCGGGGTGGCGGTGACCGCCGGGATCCGCTGGGCCATGACTCCGCCCCGCGACGCGGCCTAG
- a CDS encoding transglycosylase family protein produces MICRRNAHTSETRSSHGRGVRTALVVLFAATALATTGEAVASPSVPLRTDWDAIAACESGGNWRANTGNGYYGGLQFAPSSWAAAGGLKYASRADLATRGEQIAVAKRLARLQGMSAWGCA; encoded by the coding sequence ATGATCTGTAGACGAAATGCTCATACGAGCGAGACGCGCAGTTCGCACGGCCGCGGCGTCCGTACCGCCCTGGTGGTCCTGTTCGCCGCGACCGCACTGGCCACGACCGGCGAAGCCGTCGCCTCACCGTCGGTCCCGCTGCGCACCGACTGGGACGCCATCGCCGCGTGCGAGTCCGGCGGCAACTGGCGGGCGAACACCGGCAACGGCTACTACGGCGGCCTGCAGTTCGCGCCGTCGAGCTGGGCCGCGGCGGGTGGCCTCAAGTACGCCTCCCGCGCGGACCTCGCCACCCGCGGGGAACAGATCGCCGTCGCCAAGCGCCTCGCCCGGCTGCAGGGGATGTCGGCCTGGGGGTGCGCCTGA
- a CDS encoding DUF5949 family protein: MTSISTDTRPLRTADLGTLVIMSWSRETPDGDVPFLLACSLGDGEGGPQAVPDAVERLLRHSGISVGEGVLDATGLTGLPVTLLVVPGAAALTMRGVNAQFVPTPEWRKAVDERGYACLIFATRPWSGGEPGDGEAVAAFANDEATLSSAAQVILPVRSLRS, translated from the coding sequence GTGACCTCGATCTCGACTGACACACGCCCCCTGCGGACCGCCGACCTCGGCACGCTCGTCATCATGTCCTGGAGCCGTGAGACACCCGACGGCGACGTCCCCTTCCTCCTCGCCTGCTCCCTGGGCGACGGCGAGGGCGGGCCACAGGCGGTCCCGGACGCCGTCGAACGGCTGCTGCGCCACTCCGGGATCTCCGTGGGCGAGGGGGTCCTCGACGCCACAGGCCTGACCGGCCTGCCCGTCACCCTGCTGGTGGTGCCGGGCGCCGCGGCGCTGACCATGCGGGGCGTCAACGCCCAGTTCGTTCCGACGCCCGAGTGGCGCAAGGCGGTCGACGAGCGTGGGTACGCCTGCCTGATCTTCGCCACGCGCCCCTGGTCCGGGGGCGAGCCCGGTGACGGTGAGGCGGTCGCCGCCTTCGCCAACGACGAGGCCACGCTCTCGTCCGCGGCACAGGTCATCCTGCCCGTGCGCAGCCTGCGCAGCTGA
- a CDS encoding VOC family protein, with protein sequence MAVDLFAGIPVKDYATALAWYERLLGSPPTYVASDTEAVWELAEHRSLFVEHRPDRAGRAMHTVFVDDFDSRVAAIAERGLEPVTRETYPNGVRKAGYRDPDGNEIEFGGAPR encoded by the coding sequence ATGGCCGTCGACCTCTTCGCAGGCATCCCCGTCAAGGACTACGCGACAGCCCTGGCCTGGTACGAGCGACTGCTCGGCTCGCCGCCGACCTACGTCGCGAGCGACACCGAGGCGGTGTGGGAACTCGCCGAGCACCGGTCGCTGTTCGTCGAGCACCGGCCCGACCGCGCCGGCCGGGCGATGCACACCGTCTTCGTCGACGACTTCGACAGCCGTGTGGCCGCGATCGCCGAGCGGGGGCTGGAACCCGTGACGCGGGAGACCTACCCGAACGGGGTGCGCAAGGCGGGGTACCGGGACCCGGACGGCAACGAGATCGAGTTCGGCGGCGCCCCCCGCTGA
- a CDS encoding isochorismatase family cysteine hydrolase has product MSKTALIVIDMINTYDHEDADSLIPAVESALPHLTGLLERARRQNVPVIYVNDNFGEWRSHHGEILDQALSGPHARLVEPLKPDESSLFVVKARHSIFFETPLTYLLHQQGIDRLVLCGQVTEQCVLYSALDAHIRHLQVIVARDAVAHIHADLADAALRMMERNMGARVCDSGELWT; this is encoded by the coding sequence ATGAGCAAGACCGCGCTGATCGTCATCGACATGATCAACACCTATGACCACGAGGACGCCGACTCCCTGATTCCCGCCGTCGAGTCCGCGCTGCCGCACCTCACCGGCCTGCTGGAGCGGGCCAGACGGCAGAACGTGCCCGTGATCTACGTCAACGACAACTTCGGCGAGTGGCGTTCGCACCACGGCGAGATCCTCGACCAGGCACTCTCGGGACCGCACGCACGGCTCGTCGAGCCCCTGAAGCCCGACGAGTCGTCCCTCTTCGTGGTCAAGGCACGCCATTCGATCTTCTTCGAGACGCCGCTGACGTACCTGCTCCACCAGCAGGGGATCGACCGGCTGGTGCTGTGCGGCCAGGTGACCGAGCAGTGCGTGCTCTACTCGGCGCTCGACGCCCACATCCGCCACCTGCAGGTCATCGTGGCGCGCGACGCGGTCGCCCACATCCACGCCGACCTCGCGGACGCCGCGCTGCGCATGATGGAGCGGAACATGGGCGCCCGGGTGTGCGACAGCGGTGAGTTGTGGACGTGA
- a CDS encoding restriction endonuclease, which yields MTVPARRTRPIRPGRRFDLRATAMFFGLAAVGLCVVGWALRMAFDVAERRPAWAVVLVLGLVLAGIVHRSGRSGLSARRLARRTTGALQEATATAMEVLEEERAPVVPAAPAPGAEEAVTVVVVDHRELSPDEFEQAIAELCVRDGCADVEVVGGAGDLGADVTATAPDGRRVVIQCKRYGDDNKVGSQDLQRFGGTCFTVHEADVAVLVTTSDFTEPATDYAAQCGILCVNEERLREWSEGLAPAPWAGVPFAEEEAAPPPGRAVR from the coding sequence GTGACCGTGCCCGCACGCCGTACTCGCCCGATACGTCCGGGGCGTCGCTTCGACCTCCGTGCGACGGCCATGTTCTTCGGGCTGGCCGCCGTCGGCCTGTGCGTCGTGGGCTGGGCCCTGCGCATGGCCTTCGACGTCGCGGAGCGGCGTCCCGCCTGGGCCGTCGTCCTGGTACTCGGGCTGGTGCTGGCCGGCATCGTCCACCGGAGCGGGCGCTCCGGTCTCTCCGCGCGGAGGCTGGCGCGGCGCACCACGGGTGCCCTGCAGGAGGCCACGGCGACGGCCATGGAGGTGCTGGAGGAGGAACGGGCCCCGGTCGTACCGGCGGCGCCCGCGCCCGGCGCCGAGGAGGCGGTCACGGTGGTGGTCGTCGACCACCGGGAACTCAGTCCCGACGAGTTCGAGCAGGCGATAGCCGAACTCTGCGTACGGGACGGCTGCGCCGACGTGGAGGTGGTGGGTGGCGCGGGCGATCTCGGCGCCGACGTGACGGCGACCGCTCCCGACGGCCGACGCGTCGTCATCCAGTGCAAGCGCTACGGCGACGACAACAAGGTCGGCTCCCAGGACCTCCAGCGCTTCGGCGGCACCTGCTTCACCGTCCATGAGGCCGACGTCGCGGTCCTCGTCACCACCAGCGACTTCACCGAACCGGCCACGGACTACGCCGCCCAGTGCGGAATACTCTGCGTGAACGAGGAGCGGCTCCGCGAGTGGAGCGAGGGCCTGGCACCGGCACCCTGGGCGGGGGTCCCCTTCGCGGAGGAGGAAGCCGCGCCGCCCCCGGGCCGGGCCGTCCGGTGA
- a CDS encoding right-handed parallel beta-helix repeat-containing protein: MKKCHVVYLVCTAAMIGTGLGAAPASAGHMTHVVHPGESIQKAVDAAESGDTVLVTPGTYRESVNVSTPGLTLRGLRGTVIRPSTEKAAGDDTCAKAGNGICVTGTKDAKVKGVTVAGLTVTGFTRTGVFSRATDGLTVRNVTAEKNGVWGIAQEQSIHGTFRDNTARENGDAGIFLANTVTAEEGATDTEGTVVEHNRVEGNRIGVTVRRLRNLAVADNHIADNCAGVFVVGDENKPKAGDLVVRDNHIVRNNRSCPKTERLPALQGSGVVLTGTEKVLVADNTVEGHAGKSPLSGGIVLFKSMVGVTSENNEVNGNTLRDNSPADLVSTETGNAAKSNTFTGNTCGASQPAGMC; encoded by the coding sequence ATGAAGAAATGCCATGTCGTGTACCTGGTGTGCACCGCAGCGATGATCGGAACGGGGCTCGGTGCGGCTCCGGCGTCCGCCGGCCACATGACCCACGTGGTCCACCCCGGGGAATCGATCCAGAAGGCGGTGGACGCCGCCGAGTCGGGCGACACCGTGCTCGTCACTCCCGGCACCTACCGCGAGAGCGTGAACGTGAGCACGCCCGGGCTCACCCTGCGCGGCCTCCGCGGCACGGTGATCAGGCCGAGCACGGAGAAGGCCGCCGGGGACGACACCTGCGCCAAGGCCGGCAACGGGATCTGCGTGACCGGGACGAAGGACGCGAAGGTCAAGGGCGTCACCGTCGCCGGCCTGACGGTCACCGGCTTCACCCGCACCGGCGTGTTCTCCAGGGCCACGGACGGACTGACCGTACGGAACGTCACGGCGGAGAAGAACGGCGTCTGGGGCATCGCCCAGGAGCAGTCGATCCACGGCACCTTCCGGGACAACACGGCTCGCGAGAACGGCGACGCCGGCATCTTCCTCGCCAACACCGTCACGGCCGAGGAAGGCGCCACGGACACCGAGGGCACGGTGGTCGAGCACAACCGCGTCGAGGGCAACCGCATCGGCGTGACCGTCCGTCGCCTGCGCAACCTCGCCGTCGCCGACAACCACATCGCCGACAACTGCGCGGGCGTGTTCGTCGTCGGCGACGAGAACAAGCCCAAGGCCGGTGACCTGGTCGTGCGCGACAACCACATCGTGCGCAACAACAGGTCCTGCCCGAAGACCGAGCGGCTGCCCGCCCTCCAGGGCTCCGGCGTCGTGCTGACCGGAACCGAGAAGGTCCTGGTCGCGGACAACACCGTCGAGGGCCACGCCGGCAAGTCCCCGCTGTCGGGCGGCATCGTCCTGTTCAAGAGCATGGTGGGCGTCACCAGCGAGAACAACGAGGTCAACGGCAACACGCTGCGGGACAACTCCCCCGCCGACCTGGTCAGTACCGAGACCGGGAACGCCGCCAAGAGCAACACCTTCACAGGCAACACCTGCGGCGCCTCCCAGCCCGCCGGTATGTGCTGA
- a CDS encoding methyltransferase has protein sequence MTTAQTAPPPPMRLRELVFGAACAAALRAAARLGVADALGDTPMTVADLAAAVKTEPKPLRRLLRALTCYGVFAERKDGTFAHTDMSLLLREDDPHSLRYITLWCTEPWTWDAWPRLDEAVRTGDNVVEGLYGKEFFTYLNEDAPESAEIFNRAMTTSSRQSAQDVAALLDLSGSASVADIGGGQGHVVASLLEKYPTMQGTLLDLPRVVENADPRLREGGSLADRVRIVPGDCREAIPFRADVYVIKNILEWDDDSTARALRNVIEAGGPGTRVVVIENLVDDTPSMRFSTAMDLLLLLNVGGAKHTTDSMVGRLTDAGLVIDDIRPVNPYLHAFDCTVPE, from the coding sequence ATGACGACCGCACAGACTGCCCCACCCCCGCCCATGCGGCTGAGGGAACTCGTGTTCGGGGCGGCATGTGCCGCCGCCCTCCGCGCTGCCGCCCGGCTCGGCGTCGCCGACGCTCTCGGTGACACCCCGATGACCGTGGCCGACCTCGCGGCCGCCGTGAAGACCGAACCCAAGCCACTGCGCCGGCTGCTGCGCGCCCTGACCTGCTACGGCGTCTTCGCCGAACGCAAGGACGGGACGTTCGCGCACACCGACATGTCCCTGCTGCTGCGCGAGGACGACCCGCACAGCCTGCGCTACATCACGCTGTGGTGCACCGAGCCGTGGACCTGGGACGCGTGGCCCCGGCTCGACGAGGCGGTGCGCACCGGCGACAACGTCGTGGAGGGCCTGTACGGCAAGGAGTTCTTCACCTACCTCAACGAGGACGCTCCCGAGTCGGCCGAGATCTTCAACCGCGCCATGACCACGTCCAGCCGCCAGTCCGCCCAGGACGTCGCGGCGCTCCTGGACCTGTCGGGCAGCGCGTCGGTCGCGGACATCGGCGGCGGCCAGGGACACGTGGTGGCGAGCCTGCTGGAGAAGTACCCCACCATGCAGGGCACCCTGCTCGACCTCCCCCGGGTCGTGGAGAACGCCGACCCGCGGCTGCGAGAAGGCGGATCGCTCGCGGACCGGGTGCGCATCGTGCCGGGCGACTGCCGTGAGGCGATCCCCTTCCGGGCCGATGTGTACGTCATCAAGAACATCCTGGAGTGGGACGACGACAGCACCGCCCGTGCCCTGCGGAACGTCATCGAGGCGGGCGGACCCGGGACGCGGGTCGTGGTCATCGAGAACCTCGTCGACGACACGCCCTCCATGCGGTTCAGCACCGCCATGGACCTGCTGCTGCTCCTCAACGTCGGCGGCGCGAAGCACACCACCGACAGCATGGTGGGCCGACTGACCGACGCGGGCCTCGTCATCGACGACATCCGCCCGGTCAACCCCTACCTGCACGCGTTCGACTGCACCGTGCCGGAGTGA
- a CDS encoding SchA/CurD-like domain-containing protein has translation MTITSTPASEPLTRQVSHHVSQSVFDGSRLRVVLLVEVYDGAQQQFLETYEQLRSHVESVPGHLGEQLCQSIENPSQWLITSEWESAPPFLNWVSSEEHVRMVKPLHSCVRDTRSLRFHVVRETNHASAGAGTARGGLQASPRIGDGVIRHALTFTVKPGSEAAVAEILADYASPEPRVDDTTRLCRTSLFLHGNRVVRAIEVRGDLLAALRHVAEQPEVRAVEEAINPYLEQDRDLADPESARVFYTRAALPAVHHVTAGEEDPTAQRHALSYPARPGRGMRLAQLLAERDEAAADDPRSPVLCSTIFQRDDVVVRLVDVRGGIDAEGDPAVALGLPDPGQVAELTTLLDGADAADGRHGAPAAGGELARALQGARMDLVTDRRAPDA, from the coding sequence ATGACCATCACGTCCACCCCTGCTTCGGAACCGCTGACGCGACAGGTGTCGCACCATGTCTCCCAGTCCGTGTTCGACGGCTCCAGACTCCGGGTCGTCCTGCTGGTGGAGGTCTACGACGGAGCGCAGCAGCAGTTCCTCGAGACGTACGAGCAACTGCGCAGCCACGTCGAGTCCGTGCCCGGGCACCTCGGCGAGCAGTTGTGCCAGTCCATCGAGAACCCCTCCCAGTGGCTCATCACCAGCGAGTGGGAGAGCGCCCCGCCGTTCCTGAACTGGGTGAGCAGCGAGGAGCACGTGCGGATGGTGAAGCCGCTGCACAGCTGCGTCCGCGACACCCGGTCGCTGCGCTTCCACGTCGTCCGCGAGACGAACCACGCGTCGGCGGGCGCCGGCACCGCCCGCGGCGGTCTCCAGGCCTCCCCGCGGATCGGTGACGGCGTGATCCGCCACGCGCTCACCTTCACGGTGAAGCCGGGCAGCGAGGCAGCGGTCGCCGAGATCCTCGCCGACTACGCTTCGCCCGAACCCAGGGTCGACGACACCACACGGCTGTGCCGCACGTCCCTGTTCCTGCACGGCAACCGGGTGGTGCGGGCCATCGAGGTGCGCGGCGACCTGCTCGCGGCCCTGCGCCACGTGGCGGAGCAGCCCGAGGTGCGGGCCGTCGAGGAGGCCATCAACCCCTACCTGGAACAGGACCGGGACCTCGCCGACCCGGAGTCCGCCCGGGTCTTCTACACACGGGCGGCGCTGCCCGCCGTCCACCACGTGACCGCGGGGGAGGAGGACCCGACCGCCCAGCGGCACGCGTTGTCGTATCCGGCGCGGCCGGGCCGCGGCATGCGGCTGGCCCAGCTGCTCGCCGAGCGGGACGAGGCGGCGGCGGACGATCCGCGCAGCCCGGTCCTGTGCAGCACGATCTTCCAGCGCGACGACGTCGTGGTGCGGCTGGTCGACGTGCGGGGCGGCATCGACGCCGAGGGCGACCCGGCGGTGGCCCTCGGTCTCCCGGACCCCGGTCAGGTGGCCGAACTGACGACACTCCTCGACGGCGCCGACGCCGCCGACGGCAGGCACGGCGCTCCTGCGGCCGGCGGTGAACTCGCCCGCGCCCTCCAGGGTGCCCGCATGGACCTCGTCACCGACCGCCGCGCGCCCGACGCCTGA
- a CDS encoding class F sortase, with translation MAVPPTPPADDDPASTGQGSRSSLTVMCAVALLVLAVSLVGGNDTSADTSRPPIAAQPGATAPSSAGPTARSSAGPTDTGLPRSKPVRLLIPEISVDAPFTDLAIGANGQLQAPPPHDTNLVGWYAKGASPGERGTSIIAGHVDTKTSAAVFAGLGQLDEGDVFHVERADGRRVSFVVDDLETFDKDAFPSKRVYGDTDRAEVRLITCAGDYDRKAKDYTDNLVVFAHLT, from the coding sequence ATGGCAGTACCCCCTACACCCCCCGCCGACGACGACCCGGCGTCGACCGGACAGGGGTCCCGGTCGAGCCTGACGGTGATGTGCGCCGTGGCCCTGCTGGTGCTGGCGGTGAGCCTGGTCGGCGGCAACGACACGTCGGCCGACACCTCCCGCCCCCCGATCGCCGCACAGCCCGGTGCGACGGCCCCGTCCTCCGCAGGCCCCACGGCCCGGTCCTCCGCAGGCCCGACGGACACGGGCCTGCCGCGCTCGAAGCCGGTGCGCCTGCTCATTCCGGAGATCTCCGTCGACGCTCCGTTCACCGACCTCGCCATCGGCGCGAACGGGCAGCTCCAGGCCCCGCCGCCGCACGACACCAACCTCGTCGGCTGGTACGCCAAGGGCGCCTCCCCCGGGGAGCGGGGCACCTCGATCATCGCCGGGCACGTGGACACGAAGACGTCCGCCGCCGTCTTCGCGGGCCTCGGCCAACTGGACGAGGGCGACGTGTTCCACGTCGAGCGAGCCGACGGACGCAGGGTGTCGTTCGTGGTCGACGACCTGGAGACCTTCGACAAGGACGCCTTCCCCAGCAAGCGCGTGTACGGCGACACGGACCGGGCCGAGGTGCGGCTCATCACCTGCGCGGGCGACTACGACCGCAAGGCCAAGGACTACACGGACAACCTGGTGGTCTTCGCGCATCTCACCTGA